CGAACGGCACGCCGACCGCGGCAAAGGCGTCGCGAATCGCGAGACTGCTGTGCGAGTACGCGCCGGCGTTGATCAGCGCGCCGTCGGCGCGCCCCCGCAATCCCTGGATCTCGGCGATGAGCTCCCCTTCCCCGTTGTGCTGCACGCAGAAAACGTCGACGCCCAGCTCCGCGCCAACTGCGCGAAGCCGGGCTTCGATATCCGCCAGCGTCGTGGTCCCGTAGAGCGCGGGTTCGCGCGTGCCGAGGAGGTTGAGATTTGGTCCGTTGAGGACTGCGATTCTCACTTCTTCTTGAGGCCTTCGAGCCAGGCCGTGAACTGCTCGATGTCCGAGTCGCGCTCCTCGCCATCCTCGGTCCCCTGAGCGGCGGGACCCGATCCCGCCGGCGACGAGCCATGGTAGAACTCGTCCAGCGTCACGGCGCCGGACGAGCGCGCTGGAACATCGCGAAAGAGGTGCTCGAGTGACAACTCTCGCTCCGCCGACCGGCCAGACCGGGGGGGCGCACCGTCCCCAGCCTCGAAGGCGGAGGCCAGCGTCGTCGCCGCCTCCTCGTCGGCGCGGGAGACGTCCCCCGTCGCGAAGAGCTGGGTGAGCGAGCGCCCCGGCGCGGCTTCGTCGGGAACGGTCAGCGCCTCGTCGCGCGTGGCGGCGCCGGCGTACTCGCTGGCGACCGTCGCCGCGACGATGCGGCCACCGTGGCTCGCCTCTGCGTCACCATCGTTCGCGGACCGCTCCGCCCGGCGATGCGGTTCGCGGCGGGCGAAGTGGGCGAAGAAGCTCCGCACCGACTGTCCGTGCCGATCGACCACATCACGCGGGGCGACCCCTGCAACGACCGCCGACGACGCTCCCCGCTCGATCGCCGACACGCGATCGCGCAGCGCGACGTCTTCCGGGTGCTGGTCGAGGAGCTGGCGGTAGATGCCGAGTGCCTCGTCCACGAATCCCTGCTGCAGGTACAGCTCGGCCATCGTCTCGGTGACGAAGGGGGTCGCCTCCGCCTCGTCCACCGCCGCCCACTCCACCGCCGCTTCGTCCGCCCCCCCCTCCTCCACCCCCGCCACCATCGCCGCGTCCGTCTCGAACGTCTCTCGCGACAGCAGCCCCTCGATGGGCTCGGGGGCCTCCTCCCCTTCCGGCGGCGAGATGCGAGGCGGGAGCGGAGGCTGCTCGCCAAAGGACGACTCGATCGAGAACGGCTCGTGCGCGCTCAGCTCCGGCGCCCCAACGGAGAACGGATCGCCTTCGTCGAGCGGGACCGAGACGGTGTTGGCGATGAATGGGGTCTCGTCCAGCTCTGGGGGGACGAACTCCGAATACTCGACCACGAAGCCCTCGGGAAGCACTTCCTGCTCGGCACCGGCGCCCGCGACCTCAGGAAGCTCGAGCAGCGATTCCGGCGCCGCGTCCCAATCCGACTGCGGCTCGGGGGCTCCGACAACGGGAAGGAACGGTGGCGTGGGGGCGTTGGCCAGCGATTCTGCAACCGGGGCGACGAACGGCGGCGTGGGCTCCTCGGCCGCCTCACCATCGATTTCCGAGAGCTCACCCGCAGTCGCCCCTACCTCCGGGGACGCAGCGGGCGTGGGCTCACCAAGGGAGGTGAAGAGCGCGTCGTCGAACGTCGGGAGCGGGGCGACGTCGTTCGCATCGCCTTCCAGTCCCGGGAGCTGCGCCGAGGGAGTGAACCAGTCGTCCGGGATGGGCTCGGCGACCGCCTCCAGCTCGCCCAGGATCTCCGCGGAGGGGAACTCGTCGACGCTCGCCTCGAGAGCGGGGGAGGCCGTCCCGGTGAGGACCGCGTCTTCGGCGGCGTCCATGTGCAGGACGGGCGCGGGCTCGCTGAACGCGGCTTCGGTCATCGCGGCTTCGCTGACCGCGGGTTCGCTCGCCGTGGCCTCGCTCAGCGCGGCTTCGCTCGCCGTGGCTTCGCTCGCCGTGGCTTCGCTCGCCGTGCCTTCGATCGCCGTGGCTTCGATCACCTCGGGCGCCGGGAAGTCGTCCATGATCTCCACCGGCTCGGGCGTCACGTCGTGCACCGTGGCGATGGGAGATGCCGGGATCCACGCGGTCGGGGACACCACCGGCTCCGCCGCTGCGGTGTCGAGGGAGACCTCGTCGAGCGGGGAGCTCTGGGGGATCACCTCGCCGCCCGCGGAGTATGCCGACTCCACCGACTCCACCGACTCCACGGCCTTGAGGAGTTGCGTGATCTCATCATTCCGGGGGTCTGCCTCCAGGACACGCTGGTACCACGTGCGCGCCTGGTCACCATCCCCCTGCTCCCGGGCGATGTCGCCGAGGTGTCGAAGTGCGATGAGGTTCTCGGGATCGAGATCGAGCGCCGCCTCGAAGGCCTCCCGCGAGGCGGCCAGTTCGCGCGCCTCATACAGCGACTGCCCCAGGACGACGTGCCCGCTGATGTGCCCGGGCTGGTTCGGGAGGTGCGCGCGGCAGAGCGCGATCGCCTGCGGGAGGTCGCCCTGCTTACGGTACTCGTTGGCGAGCGGCGCGAAATAGCGGCGCGGATTCTCGTCAAACTTCTTTTTCAGCTCGTCCAGACGGGCGGAGGTGGCCATGCCAAGCCCTCGAAGTCATCGCGCCGCATGTGGCGCACAAGGAGATCGGAGTGGTGCTCAGTCTGAGTGACGAGCGACTCGGTCAGAAGTGACACGCTAACTTGATTTTAGGCGCAGATCACAAATAGCTTTCCCGGCTCTCGATACCCCTCGCTACACCCCCGAGTTCAAGCAGGAGTAACCGCCCCGTGCTGCAACAGATGCGGAGCTCCGCGAAGTGGATCTGGCTGTTTATCGTCGTCTGCTTCGTGGGTGTTTTCCTTTTCGCCGAAACCTCCGGCCTTCTGGGGGTCGGTCCGTCCCAGATCACCCCGGGAACAGCCGTCGCCGAAGTCAACGGCGTCGATATCCCGTATCTCACCTGGGCCAACCTATCGAATCAGTTGGCTCAGCAGGAAGAGCGGAATTCGGGGCGGGGGCTCACGCTCGACGAGCGCCGGCGAGTGGAGGACCAGGCGTTCGAGCAGCTCGTGTCCAGTATCCTGCTGGAGCAGGAATACAAGCGTCGGGGGATCACCGTCTCCGATCAGGAGGTCATCGAGGCGGCCCAGCAGAGCCCGCCCCCGGAGCTCATGCAGAGCCCGGACTTCCAGACGGACGGCCGCTTCGACCTCCAGAAGTACCGTCGCTTCATCGGAAGCTCGGCCGCGCGCGCCCAGGGGGTCCTCATCCAGCTGGAGGCCTACTACCGCTCGGAGATCCCGCGGGCCAAGCTCTTCGACCAGTTGGCCGGTGACGTCTTCGTCTCGGACGCCAAGCTGTGGAGCGTCTACCGGGACATGAACGACTCGGCGCAGGTCTCGTTCGTCATGTTCGACGCTTCCACCGTCCCCGACTCGGCGGTGAAGATTTCGGACAGCGAACTCCGCGCCTTCTACGACAAGTACAAGAAGCAGCTGGAGCGCCCGGGGCGGGCGGTCGTTTCGATCGTGAGCGTCCCGCGCACCATCACGGCGGCCGACACCGTCGCGACGCGGGAGCGCGCCGTCGCCCTTCGCAACGAGATCGTGGGCGGCGCCTCGTTCGAGGACGTGGCGCGCCGCGAGTCGGCCGACACCATCTCGGGACGCGACGGTGGGTCGCTCGGCACGGGGCCGCGCGGCCGATTCGTGAAGCCGTTCGAGGATGCGGCCTACGCGCTCAAGGTCGGCGAGATCTCGCAGCCGGTCCTGACGCAGTTCGGGTACCACCTCATCAAGGTGGATGCGCGCAAGGGCGACACCCTCACCATGCGCCACATCCTCCTGCGCATCCAGCAGAGCGACTCATCGGCGGTCCGTTCCGACCGTCGCGCCGATTCGCTGTCGCGCATGGCGGCGTCGCACGATCGCCGGGAGCGCCTCGACAGCGCGGCGCGCGTCCTCGGCCTCACGCCGATCAAGGCGGTGGCCGTCGAGGGCGAGCCGCTGATGGGGAACGACGGCCGCTCCATCCCGAGCGTCAGTGCCTGGGCCTTCGGCGGCGCCAAGGTCGGCGAGACGAGCGAGTTGTTCGACTCGGAAGACGGGTACTACGTCGCGGCACTCGACTCGCTCTTCGCGGGCGGGATCCCGACCTTCGAGCAGGCCAAGGATGACATCCGACGCCAGTTGATCTCGCGTCGCAAGGCGGAGTCGCTCCAGCCGAAGGCGGCGGAGCTCGCCAAGGCGGCCGCCGGATCGACGCTCGAGGCGGCAGCCGCAGCGGCGGGGCTCACGGTGACCAAGAGCGAGATGTTCACCCGCCCGCAGTTCGTCGCCGGGCTCGGGCGCTTCAACGCTGCGATCGGCGCGGCCTTCACCCTCCCGGTCGGGTCGGTGAGCGCGCCCATCGTCACCGACCAGGGCGTGTACGTGCTCCGCGTCGATCGACGCGTGGAGGCGGACAAGGCCGCCTGGGAACAGCAGAAGGAGACGCAACGCCGCGAAGCCATCAGCTCGATCCAGCAGCTGCGCGTCCGCACCTTCCTCAACGAGATCCGTCAGGGGGCGAAGATCGAGGATCACCGCAAGGAGATCAACGCCATGGCCCGTCAGCAGACCGGCTAGGCGCGCTCGAGACGGGAGAATGCAGAAGGGCGCCGCGTGAGATGCGGCGCCCTTCTGCGTTCACGGGCGTCATGCGTGCGCCGGCGGCCCTGGCGCTGGTGAGGTGCTAGGTCAGGAAAGCAGGCGCTTCGGCTCGGGGCGCGCCTCTTCCTGGTCCTGCCGCAGCGGTTCTGCGGGGCGCGGCGGGAGCGACTGCCGCGACTCCTCCTGCAGCGTGCGATCCACGTCGGACAGCCCCTTCTTGAACTCCTTGATGCTCTTGCCGAACGACGCTCCGATCTCGGGGAGTCGGCGTGCCCCGAAGAGGAGCAGCACGACCACGAGGATCAGGAGGATCTCCATGAAGCCCAGGTTCCCGAAGTTCATATGATCTCCTAGAAAAGCGATCGCGCGATGAGGTAGGCGATCAATACACCGACGAGGCTCAGAAGTGACACATCGAGCGCGATGGGCCCCAATGCGAACTTCAAGATAACGAGGTCGACCTGCAAGGGGCCGAGCGATGGGGTCACTCCCGTCGTCAAGAATTCCTTAACGGCCCCAACCGGGAGGAATTTGCGCGAGAACTGGGTCATGAAGCCGCCGATGACGAAGCCGACGGCGAGGACGATGACGTGAAACAGGGGGCGGCGGGTGGCGGTACCCTTGGCCATCAGGATCTCCGGTCGAGGACGAACGCCAGGGTATCGTACAGCGCCGCGCGCGCCGGGCTCTCGGGGAGGGCGGCAAGGGCCTCCTCCGCCTGGGCGGCGAACTCCTCCCCACGGCTGCGGGCGTAGTCGAGCCCCCCGGCGTCGCGGACGACTTCGACCACCGCCGCCACCTGTGCATCCGTCGGCTCAGGGGTGGCGAAAAGCCCGTCGATCACCGCGCGCTGGGCGGGCGTCGCCCGGCGCAGGACGTCGATGAGCGGGAGCGTCACCTTGTGCTCCTTGAGGTCGAGCCCCGTCGGCTTTCCGGTCGTCCCCGAATCGGCCGTGTAGTCGAGGAGGTCATCCTGGACCTGGAATGCCATGCCGAGCCGCTCGCCGAATCGGGCGAGCTGCCGGCGGAATCGGGGGGCGCCGCACAGGGCGCCCACGTCGCACGCCGCCTTGAACAGCGCGGCGGTCTTGCACTTGATCAAGAACTCGTAGTCATCCTCCGAGAACGACAGGGCATCGAGCGCTCCCAGCTGCCGCATCTCGCCGACTGTGAGCTCGTTGGAGGCGTTGGCGAAGACCCGCAGCGATTCCATGTCGTCCAGCCGCACCAGCTCCTGCACCGCCCGCGAATACAGGAAGTCGCCCGCAATCACGGAGACCTCGTGCGTGAAGAGCGCGTTGATGGTCGGCATGCCGCGCCGGAGCACGGAGTGGTCGACGGCGTCGTCGTGCACGAGCGTCGCGACGTGGATGAGCTCGAGGACGGCGGCGTACGACGCGGCACGCGCCTCCCCCTGCCCCTCGACCTCGCTGGCGAGCAGGAGGAGGGTGGGGCGGAACATCTTCCCCTTCATGAGCATCAGGTGCTCGTTGACTCCGCGGAAGAACTCGGAGTCAATGGCGACGATCCGCCACATCTCGTCGTGAACGCGCGAGAGCGCGTCGGCGACGGGGGCCTGGATGTCCTTGAGCGAGACGGGGGCGGCTGATCCGGTGCGGGGTCTTGCGGTCACTGGGTTACGTGCTCCATGGCGGCCACGCGCTGCGCGACATCTCGGAACTCGATGTCGACGGCGAACACCCGCTGATAATAACCAAGTGCATCAGCATGGCGCGCCATAACTTCGCTCGCGTACCCCAGGAGATACAACACCCCCACCAGCTGCTGGTCGTCGGCCCCCGTCGTCTCCACGGCCCGCCGGAGGAGCGTCGAGGCGACCTGCAGCTGCCCCTTCTCCACGAAACACTGCCCCAGCGCCTCGTACGAACGCACCCGATGCGTGTCGCCCCGGAGCGACTTCTGGAACTCCGCGATCGCCTCGTCGACGAGCCCCATCTCCTTGTAGGCGACCCCAAGGTCGTAGTGCGAGGCGAAGTCCTCCTCGTCGACGTTGGCGGCCACTCCCTGCTTGAACCGGCGCAGCATCTCGTCGAAGTCCGCCTGCTCATCGCCGCTCGGCGTCGCCTCCACGGTGACCATGCGCGTGGAACGCGTCGGCTCCTCGGCGCGCAGCCAGCTCCCCAGGTCGATGAACTCCTCCTCATCTCCCTCCCCGTCCCGAGGGGTCTGTCGTCCGCCCACTGGAGCAGCGCTCGGCGCGCTCCCGTTGCGCGAGAGCGGGGCGAGGTCACGCGACGCCGAGTCCGTCGCATCGTCCCGCGCGGGGATGGCGGGGCCCTCGTCGCCGGGCGTACGCTCGCCGGCGGACGGGGCGAGCGACAAGGCGGCAGGAGCCGTCGACGGCGGCGAGGTCTCCTCGACGTGCTCATGCGCCGTCGTCTCGCCTTCCCCACGATCCGACGCCCCGTCGAAGAGGGTGGCCACGGCCTGGATGGGCTGGTCCTGCTCATCCGACGGTAGCGGGGGGTGGACGGCGCTGGAGGCCGCTGGCTCCATTCCCTCCCCTTCGTCGTCCGCCGAGGTCAGCAATCCGAGGGCGAAGCGTGCGCGCCCGTTCCCGGGGGCCAACTCGAGCACGCGGCCGTAGACGACCCTCGCCTTCTCCGGGTCGCCACTCCGGAAGAGTGCATCCGCGAGCTCGACGTACGCCTCCACGAGGCGCACGCGATCGGCCGAGCGCACGGCGTACTCGACCCGCTTCTGGTGGTGCCAGATCGACGAGGGAATGACGCGCAGGACGATATCGGCCACGCTGCGGGCGCCGTCGAGGTTGCCTGCCTGCTCGTAGACGCGCATCGCGTAATCGAGCGCAGCAAGTCCGCCCTCGCGATCCCCCTGGTCGAGCAGCGTCTCCCCCAGCTGGCGGCGCAGCTCCGCGTTGTCGGGATCGAGTTCGAGGCGGCGGCGGAGTTGCGCCTCCACGCCACCCAGAGACAGGGTGCTGCGCGGAGTGTGCAGGTGCGCGAACACCGCCCGCCCCGTGGCCGGGGTGGGGCGTCGGCCGCCGCCAGGGGTCGATCCCGCATCATCGGGCGATCCCCACATCGCCGCCGCAGCGAGGTCGTCGAAGCGCACGTTGGTACGCGGGGCGTGATCGTCGGCATGCGCCCCGATGGCGCGCATCTCGCCCGACACGAGACTGCCCATGTGCCCGTGGTGCCATTCACCGTCGATCAGGACTTCCGGCGCCTGGTCGGCCAGCCACTCATCGCTGTCGCCGCGATCAGCCGCACGCTCGACCTGGGGCATCGATCCGGAAACCGTGGCGTCGTCACTGCGGGCGTGGACGCCCACCTCCCCATCGGGCGGCTCGTCCGACGCATCGCCGTCGGCGGGCGCGTCCGACTGCAGCAGGAAATCGACCGGGAGATCCTCCTCGACCACATACGGCGCGAGGTCGAGCGCCGGCTCGTCGCCCGCGACGCCGTCGAGCGCGAGCAGCGGGAGGTCGTCCGCCTGGCCCTCGCCCTCGTCGGCTGGGGCGTGGTCGATACCCTCCGGCATCCAGTCAGCAGGTGCCTCCTCCGCCCTCGCGCGCGCCTCCCCCTCCCCCGACGGTCCGATGGGAACGTCCGCGGCGGGGCGCTCGCCATCGTGTCGCATGAACGGCGGCGTGAGCTCGTCGAGCAGGTTGATGTCGGGCTCCTCGCCTCCGCCGACGGCGGACGGCGCCTCGCCTAACGATTCGAGGTGGTCGATGGCCGGGCCGGCATCGCGCGCTTCCGCCGGCTCGCTCGTCTCCTCGAGCGGTGCCTCGCCGGGGAGCGACGGGAGCGCCTCCTGTCCGGCGCGTGCGACCGCGTGATCACCGCCGGCGTGGGTCTCGCCGGAATCGGAGGGAGCGGAATCCGGGATTCCGGTCGCCGGCCTCGCCTCGACCCAGGTATCGGGCTCCCCATCCTCCTGCAGGGCGAACTCCAGCCGGAGCGAGCGCTTGATCTCCTCGTCGATCTCCTCCGACGGGACGGCGATGATCTCGTCGGTCGCGCGCGCGGTGCCACCCTGCGCCACGAGTTCCGTGGTGTCGCGCCGAGGGCGCTCGGCGTCGTGCTCCTCGCCTTCATGCGCCGGTGCCGCGTCCGCGCCGGCGGCGTGGTCCGCGCCGGCGGCGACGGCCTCGAGGGGGACCTCGTCCGGCTCCGCATCGTCCCCTGAGTGCGACGTGTCCGGCACCTCGTCCGCCGCACCGCCCACGATGCTCAACTCTTCCCATCCCGACAGCGCATCGAGCGAGCGCTCGAGGTCGATGGGCTCGTCCTCGTCGAGCACCACGGCCAGCTTGTCGCCAGGCGGGAGTGCCTCGATGTCGAGCGGCGACAGGGAGCCGGTGACCCGCGGCGCGTCCCCTTCGGGCTCCGCCTCGAGCGCACTAACGGGAGGGAGCGACAGGAGGTCGATCCCGTCCGATGCCGGGCTCTCTCCCGCGACATCCTCCGCCGCGGCACCCAGCGGCGTCGAAATCACTGCGAGGAGGTCGATCGGCGCCTCGTCGGGCGTCATGAGCGGAAGGCTCGTGGGAAGCGCGAGGTCGTGCTCCCCCCGTGGGCGCGTCGCGACTTCGGCGAGCTCCGTTTCGAGATTCAGGGGGAGCGTCGCGAACTCCTCCCCCGACATCGGCGGTCCGTCCACCAACGGGTTCAGCGCGGGATGCCCACCGGACATCGAAGCGCCCGCGACCTCCAGGCCGTCCAGCAGGGGAATCGCCCGGGTCTCGCTCCCCCACGCCTCCACCGTCAGCGCGAGGAGGGAGTCTCCCTCCTCGGCGCCTTCGCTACTTCCCTCATCCGTCGGCTCGAGCCCGTCCAGCACGACCGGCTCGGCGACGGTGCCACCCAGGTCGGTGCCGCCGTCGCTTGTCGTGGCTTGGAACCCGTCCGGCGTCGCCTCGGGCGCGATGCCCTCGCCCCCCGACTCGAGCTCCGGATCGAAGGTGATGATCAGGCCATCGAGCGCGGGAATCCGCGACGACTCGGGGGTTCGCATCGCCGTCTCATCGTGGTCCGGCGACGGCTGCGCGTCGGTCGCCCTGGGCGTGGGGACCACGTCGGCCTCGAGGTCCAGAAAGACGAGGTCGTTCGACTTCTGCGCGACGTACGCCCCGGACGGGCGCGGCACCACGTCCGGATCGATCGCCTTGATGCGATCGATCGTGGCGCGTGCCTCCGCGCTCCGCCCCTCGGCCTCGAGCTTGCTATACAACGTCTCGAGCTGCTCCAGCGCCTCGGACTTCCGGTTCTCCTTGTTGAGCCACTCCGCCAGCATCAGGCGAATGTCGTCCTGGTCCGGACAGAGGTCCGCGAACTCCTTGAGAGCACGAAACGCCTCGTCGACATGCCCCCCCTTCTGCATGCGATCGGCGTACTCGAGAAAGTTCTTCTTGGCGTCGCTCTTGAAGCCCTTGGCCGCCGAGATCTTCCCGAGCTTGTAGTACACCGCCGTGCGCGCGGGCGACTGGCGCAGGATCCGGTTGCAGAGCGCGATCGCGTTGTTGAGGAAGCCACGCTCGGCGTAGACGTCGACCGCCTTCTCGTAGTACGCGAGCGCCTCGCTCATGTTGCCCTGCCGCTGCAGCAGGTCGCCGACGCGGCTGAAGAGCTGCAGGTCCGCATCATCGAGATCGCGCCCGGCTTCGTCGAGCAGCTGGACGTACGCGGTGAGGGCGCGGTCGAACTGCTTCTTCTGCTCGAAGTCCGCGGCCTTCTTCTTGAGCTTGGCGAGATTGGCGTTCGACATCAGGGCGTGTCCATCGCCAGGGGCGCATGCGGGCGACGCCGCGGGCACATCCTCGCGGCGGGGCGTCGACGCGGGCGCAGGTCGCGAACGGGGGTCACACCGCGCATGGCACCCCGCGAACCCAGGTGGCGCGACAGCGGCGGTCGCCGTACCAGTACGGGAGCTCGCGCACGTCCTCGATGTCGAAGAGCGCGAGGTCGGCGGAGAAGCCAGCTGCAATCTGCCCGGTCTCGTGGGCGAGTTCGAGCGCCGCCGCCCCGTTCACGGTGGCGGCGAGCATGGCTTCGGAGACCGTCAGACGCAACTGGCTCACGGCGAGAGTGAGGATGAGCGGAAAATTCGGGGTGGGTGAGGTGCCGGGGTTGAAGTCCGTCGCCAGGGCGACGGCCGCTCCCCCGTCGATCAGCGCCCTCGCGGGCGCCTGCCGGTCCTTGCCAAGAAACAGCATCGTCCCCGGGAGGAGCGTGGCCACCGTCTGCGAGGCCGCCAGCGCCCGAATCCCGTTGTCGGAAATCGCCGCGAGGTGATCCGCCGATGTCGCGCCCAGCGCCGCGGCCAGCTCTGCCCCCCCGGAGGGTCGCAATTCGTCCGCATGCAGCTT
The sequence above is drawn from the Gemmatimonadetes bacterium SCN 70-22 genome and encodes:
- a CDS encoding type II 3-dehydroquinate dehydratase, with product MRIAVLNGPNLNLLGTREPALYGTTTLADIEARLRAVGAELGVDVFCVQHNGEGELIAEIQGLRGRADGALINAGAYSHSSLAIRDAFAAVGVPFVEVHLTNIHAREPERRHSMLAPGARAVICGFGADGYEWGLRGLVALLAGRE